A portion of the Apis mellifera strain DH4 linkage group LG6, Amel_HAv3.1, whole genome shotgun sequence genome contains these proteins:
- the LOC107963964 gene encoding uncharacterized protein LOC107963964 codes for MLLLFQISLLLFLITEIGTIGIGKAWQILPYTTDYWNPSWPRLDSSAFEVRSVSGVGHLNPSETIQRDLKFDQSKSIQPNIIPLSKSNVLFGQKYFNQFETNFEDSPYDKYENQDEMNDAVEDKIFKKDKIFKAGIAMTILDPKDNKDSLKNTADETRKIVPRIRRDTENETKMEQISTSKNVREIRLNSPDDWSTQPLSIEFPHRSSLDQMIQQTMDDEESPSARSYHTPRADFITSHHRRSYEHREARDMPITRAYDDYDVPWYRSTTIRERDYEPLSYRRGYNYYYPDRYRMERDYYMRVPPNDYSYYYDRYRDEDLDLYGRSRPTPKPKRIIYYATLPEIVRKPVDLRNYPRPYDGTRTGPVSRDGNYKRIPGNVDPSRYRYRHAYDGYDNYSKRSSFVDRPYSYPEEESRRKMALENLRNNDPFDQNNDRKLANQITIRNEGKLPWPVQIGTEVSVKDDERISGRKIFGENNGYDRFQNAQLQKAPDATGSSELQSDN; via the coding sequence ATGTTGCTTCTGTTTCAAATATCGCTGCTATTGTTCCTGATAACAGAAATTGGCACAATAGGAATTGGAAAAGCATGGCAAATTCTTCCATACACAACCGATTACTGGAATCCATCATGGCCGCGACTCGATTCTTCTGCATTTGAAGTTCGCAGCGTGAGTGGTGTCGGTCATCTTAATCCTTCAGAAACTATTCAAAGAGACCTAAAATTTGATCAATCAAAATCTATCCAGCCCAATATTATTCCGTTATCAAAATCAAACGTTTTATTCGGTCAAAAGTATTTCAATCaattcgaaacaaattttgaagattCTCCTTacgataaatatgaaaatcaagACGAAATGAACGATGCAGTGGaagataagatatttaaaaaagataagatatttaagGCTGGAATCGCAATGACTATTTTAGATccaaaagataataaagattcATTAAAGAATACTGCAGACGAGACAAGAAAAATTGTACCAAGGATTCGTCGTGACAcagaaaacgaaacgaagatgGAACAAATATCTACTAGTAAAAATGTTCGAGAGATACGTTTAAATTCTCCAGATGATTGGTCTACTCAACCATTGTCCATAGAATTTCCCCATAGATCTAGTTTAGATCAAATGATTCAGCAAACAATGGATGACGAAGAATCACCAAGTGCAAGGAGTTATCACACTCCACGAGCTGATTTTATAACCAGTCACCATAGAAGAAGTTATGAACATAGAGAAGCTCGAGATATGCCTATCACTAGAGCCTATGATGATTATGATGTTCCATGGTACAGGAGTACCACCATCAGGGAACGAGACTATGAACCTCTAAGTTACCGACgtggatataattattattatcctgaTCGATATAGAATGGAAAGAGACTATTACATGCGAGTTCCCCCCaatgattattcttattattatgatcGGTATAGGGACGAGGATTTGGATCTTTATGGTCGTAGCAGACCCACGCCCAAGCCCAAGAGGATTATCTACTATGCAACATTGCCGGAAATAGTAAGGAAACCTGTAGATCTGAGAAATTACCCTAGACCATATGATGGAACTAGAACAGGACCAGTTTCTAGGGATGGAAATTATAAACGTATTCCAGGGAATGTTGATCCTAGTAGATATCGATATAGACACGCGTATGATggttatgataattattcaaagagaTCGAGCTTTGTAGATAGACCTTATTCATATCCTGAAGAGGAGAGTCGCCGCAAAATGGCGTTAGAAAATCTTCGAAATAACGATCCATTTGATCAAAATAATGATAGGAAATTGGCGAATCAGATTACGATAAGAAATGAAGGAAAATTACCCTGGCCAGTGCAAATTGGAACGGAAGTGAGTGTGAAAGATGACGAGAGAATCTCTGGAAGAAAGATTTTTGGAGAAAATAATGGATATGATAGATTCCAGAATGCGCAGTTACAAAAGGCACCAGATGCAACTGGATCCAGCGAATTACAAAGCGATAATTGA